A segment of the Echinicola strongylocentroti genome:
TGGGCAGGTACTGCACTGGCCCAAAACCCGCTGGTAAGGGATCAGTTTACAGCAGACCCATCGGCCATGGTGGTCGGTGACAGGGTGTATGTCTATCCTTCGCATGATATCTATTGTGCCGAAAATAATGGAAGGGAAAATTGGTTTTGTATGCAGGATTACCATGTTTTTTCCTCCGAAAACCTCACCGAATGGACCGATCACGGAGCGATCCTCCATCAGGAAGATGTTCCTTGGGGCAATCCCACCGCCAACAGCATGTGGGCACCGGACTGTATAGAAAGGAACGGCAAGTACTATTTTTATTTTCCCGACCACGGCAAAGATTCCAGCATCAATGGTAAAGGCTTTACCATAGGAGTGGCCGTGGCCGACCATCCCGAAGGGCCTTTCGTTCCCGAGCCCCAGCCTATTAAGGGAGTAAAGGGGATAGACCCTAATGTGTTTATTGATGATGATGGCCAAGCCTATCTCTATTGGTCACAAGAGCATATTTATGGTGCTAAACTCAAGGGAAACATGCTCGAACTGGCAGGGGATCCGGTGATCTTAAAGGAGCTTCCGAGCGAAGGATTGAAAGAAGGCCCTTATATGTTTAAAAAAGATGGTGCTTATTACCTGACCTATCCCCATGTGGCCAATAAAACTGAGCGATTGGAGTATGCAGTCGGCAAGAGCCCTCTGGGACCTTTTGATTTTAAAGGCGTTATCATGGATGAATCCCCCACGGGCTGCTGGACCAATCACCATTCGATCATACAGTTCAAGGGGCAGCACTATTTATTTTATCATCACAATGATTATTCGCCGGGATTTGATAAAAACCGCTCCATTAGGGCGGACAGCCTTTTTTTTGAAAATGATGAAAGCATCCGAAAAGTGGTGCCGACCCTTCGGGGAATTGGGTTGACCCAAATGACCGATCACATTCAAATGGACAGGCACAGTGCACTTGGAGAACAGGGAGCTTCCATAGCCTTTTTGGACCCATCACAGCCTTTTATGGGATGGAAAGTTACTTTGGCAGGTGGAGCTTGGGTGAAGTATAACCGTGTCGAATTCCATCAAGGTGTCCAAACGGTACGCCTCCGCATCCAAGCCAAGGATGCGGGAAAATTGGCATTGCGATCAGGAAAGGAGGATGGACAGGTCATGGCGGAGATCGGATATTCGGAGAGTGAGGACTGGACAGTAGTCCAAGGAAAAGTCAAAGGAAACCCTTCCGGCATCCATGACCTCGTATTGGTGAATGAAAATGGAAAAAGGGTGGCGGTCGATTGGATCAATTTTGAGTAAGGAAAGTAAAGGAAATGAAGCAAATCAATTCATTTAGCAACTTCAGGCCAATGGAGTTTTGGTGGAAGTGTTTAACACATTAGACGGTTATGGTTTTGTGTCAAGCCATGAGGAATATAAAACCTACTTTTTGAGATGAAGAGGGTGGTCCAGCGGTTAAAGAAGTTTAATTGATATACATTTCTTTGGATAATGCCTACGAAAATAAACTGTCTCTGGTTATGAGTAAAACAATAAATGAAATGATGCTTTTAAATGGAAAATATGGAAAAAATGAACAAGAAGCCTTTATCTATACATAATTGGGGGACTACAGCCGAAGTACTCGTTCTTTTGTGTTTACTTTTATTATTTGACATAAAAGTTCAAGCTCAGGGAGTAAACCGTGATAGCCTCAACCGCGTGACCCAGCAAGACTACGATGACATGAAACAAAAGCTGGGACTAAAAGCAGCCATGCGCCCAGGCCCTTCTGGAAATACTTCCGCACCTAATGCCGCCAATACTGATGAACCAAAAGTGAGGAGCTATTCCTTGCCTGATCCACTTATTACAAACGACGGAAAAAAAGTCACGTCAAAAGGGGTTTGGGAGGAAGAAAGAAGGTCTCAAGTCGTACTGGACTTAGAAACCGAAATGTATGGGACATTGCCCGCCAATTTACCTGCTGTGACCTGGCAGGTAGTTTCCGAGAAAGATACCACAATTGCAAATTTTGCGGTGACCGAAAGATTATTGGTCGGGAAAGTGGACAATTCTTCCTATGCCGATATTGATGTACAAATTGAGTTGCTCGTGGGAATACCTTCTGCAGTAACAGTGGACGTTCCGTTGGTCATGGAATTTGGATTCATCCGATGGCCATTTGGCAATCCTTCAGCGGAGCCCGCCAGTTATTTCATGTCCCCTTACGAACCCCGTTGGAAACAGCAATTGCTGGCTAAAGGATGGGGATACGCCGTATTGGTTCCTTCAAGCATCCAACCGGATCATGGTGCTGGATTGAGAACTGGAATTATCGGATTGGCCAATAAAGGGGAATTCAGGGCACCGGAACAATGGGGAGTACTTCGTGCTTGGGCATGGGGAGCCAGTCGGGCGATGGATTATTTTGAAAGCGACCCAAATGTGGATGCTTCTAGGATTGGCATTGAAGGTACATCTCGGTACGGAAAAGCAGCCTTGGTCACGATGGCCTTTGATGAACGGTTTTCACTTGGATTTATAGGTTCCTCTGGTGCTGGGGGAGCTTCCATATTGAGGAGAAATTTTGGAGAACAGATAGAAAACTTGGCTTCTTCAGCCGAATACCATTGGTTTTGCGGAAATTTCTTGAAATACGCCAGTGACCTTACCGTAGATGATTTGCCGGTGGATGCGCATTCCCTTGTGGCACTTTGTGCACCTAGGTCTGTTTTTATAAGCGTTGGCTCGCCTTTTATAGAAGGGCAATGGGTAGATGCAAAAGGGATGTTTTTGGGAGGAGTCCATGCAAGTGCAGTGTATGAACTTTTGGGCAAGAAAGGGCTTGGAACTTCGGAATTCCCGAAAATGGGCACTGCCTTGACCAGTGGAGAAGTAGCCTTCAGGCAGCACGCAGGCGGCCATTCCACTGGCCCAAATTGGAGTACTTGGATTGCTTGGGCCTCCCGGTATTGGGGCCATTGATTGATGAAGAAAACCATTAGTTTAATGAAAACGATAATTTATTTAAAATCATGATGGGACTATCCAAAAAGTAGCGCAAACCAAAGAGGGTGTTAGCTCTGCGGAATAGTAGCGTGACCTTGACTTGACAACATTTATTGAACCTAACTCATCCAAAAAAAACTTAAAACTGAAACATGAAACCGATATTGGGAAAATTCTTATTGATAGTGGTCATTTTGGCCTTAGGACATTCAGGACAAGCGCAGGACAAGAACTTTTATGTTTTTCTTGCTTTTGGCCAGTCCAATATGGAAGGAGCAGCAAAATCTGAAGGACAAGATGCCCAGGTGGACCGAAGATTTCAGGTGCTGCAAGCGATCGATTGTCCAGACTTGAAACGAGAAAAGGGCAATTGGTACCCTGCAGTACCACCCTTGACCAGGTGTCACACTGGACTGACGCCAGTGGATTATTTTGGAAGAACCTTGGTGGAAACGTTACCGGACAGTATCCGGGTAGGCGTGATCAATGTATCGGTGGGAGGTTGTAAAATTGAACTTTTCGAAAAGGATAGCTACAAGAGCTACGTGGAAACAGCTCCTGACTGGATGATCAATATGATCAATGCCTATGATGGAAACCCTTATCAACACCTAGTAGCACTTGCAAAAACAGCCCAAAAGGATGGGGTCATTCGGGGGATATTGCTTCATCAAGGAGAATCCAACACGGGGGACCAGCAATGGCCCAAAAAGGTGAAGGGGGTGTATGAAAACCTGCTTTCAGAACTGGGCTTGGCCGCAGAAGAGGTTCCTTTACTTGCGGGGGAAATGGTCAGTGCGGCACAAGGAGGGAAGTGTGCCAGTATGAACGCCATATTGGCTACTTTGCCTGAGGTCATTCCCTCGGCACATGTGATTTCTTCGGAAGATTGTGAGGCCGTTTCAGACGGACTGCATTTTTCAGCAGCAGGATATCGAAAACTTGGTAGGCGATATGGAAACCAAATGCTTTCAATTTTAGGATATTAACATAAGCAGATCATGAAAAAAACAGCCTATTTATTGATCATTTTCTTGTTGGGTGCAGTTGGTGGATACGCTCAGCAATTGGAAAAAGAAGCTCCCGAAGGTTTTGACCAAGTGCGAGAGACGATTGCCCATGGTCACCTAGATACAGTGGAGTATCACTCAAAGACAGTGGGCACTGCCCGTAAGGCGGTGGTTTACACTCCGCCAAACTATAACGAGGATAAAAAATACCCGGTGCTTTATTTGTTGCATGGAATTGGAGGAGATGAAACAGAATGGATTAGGGGCGGGCAGCCACAAGTGATCATGGACAATCTCTATGCAGCAGGAAAGGCTGAACCCATGATCATCGTCATGCCCAATGGCCGTGCCATGAAGGATGATCGTGCCACGGGAAACATTATGGCCAAGGATAAGGTGGAGGCCTTTGCGACATTTGAAGATGACCTGCTTCATGACCTGATCCCTTTTGTGGAGGAAACTTATCCTGTTTTGGTGGACCGTGAGCATCGGGCTATCGCTGGGCTATCCATGGGAGGAGGCCAAACCCTGAATTTTGGCTTGGGTAACTTGGGGGAATTTGCCTGGGTGGGCAGCTTTTCGGCCGCCCCCAATACCAAAAGCCCGGAAGAGTTGGTTCCTGACCCCACCACAACTAAGGAGCAGCTAAAATTGCTGTGGATCTCATGCGGTGACCAAGACGGTTTACTCGGCTTCAGCCAGCGCACCCATGAGTATTTGGCCATCAATGATGTGCCCCACATCTATTATATCGAAGAAGGCGGCCATGATTTTAAGGTATGGAAGAACGGCCTTTATATGTTTTCCAAGCTTTTGTTCAAGCAGGTAGACCAATCAAAATTCGACCAGTACAGTCCATTGGGAGTACCTGCGGAGACCAACGCAAGAGGAGCGAAATACCCACAAAATTCCAAGACCATTTCCAGCCCTGACGGCAATCTTGAAGTAATCGTGTCCTTCAACAAAGGCATGGCCCAATATACGGTTCGTTATCAGGATAAAGCAATGCTGGAGAATTCCCCTTTGGGACTGGTGACCAATGAGGGGGGATTTGCCTCCAATGTCAAGGGTATCCCGGTAAATACAGCCTGCTAGCGCGTAGAAGTGGGAAGCATTGGTATATCGCTTGAGTCAATGCGGAGAGTACTGCCAAGACCTTGAAAATCGATCTTCCCATGCTCAAGGGCCAGGAAGTTTTTTTGTACAATGATGATACGAAAAGACAGCCTTCACTCCAAAACATTGAAGTGGAAAATAGTGGGGAATTGACCATTACGATCCAGCCCAAAGGCGGGTTTGTCATCATCAGTCACGGACTGGAAGCATTAAGTGATCAAAAATAGCAGCAGCAGAACCTATGAAAATACTTCACATTCAATATATCATTCTAGGGTTGATACTGTTTCAGGCTGGAAATAGCCATGCCCAAAACCCGATTATCCAAACCTCCTATACGGCGGATCCCGCTCCGATGGTTTATAATAACAAGTTGTATTTATATACTTCCCATGATGAGGATAATTCTACATGGTTTACCATGAATGACTGGAGACTGTTCACGACCGAGGATATGGTCAACTGGACAGATCATGGGGCAGTTTTGTCTTATAAGGAATTTAGCTGGGGCAAGATGAACGCCTGGGCACCACAGTGTATAGAACGGGACGGTAAATTCTATATGTATGTGCCGATTACCGATAGGGACAA
Coding sequences within it:
- a CDS encoding family 43 glycosylhydrolase, whose amino-acid sequence is MPKITNLKSYLLLPLLFTIWAGTALAQNPLVRDQFTADPSAMVVGDRVYVYPSHDIYCAENNGRENWFCMQDYHVFSSENLTEWTDHGAILHQEDVPWGNPTANSMWAPDCIERNGKYYFYFPDHGKDSSINGKGFTIGVAVADHPEGPFVPEPQPIKGVKGIDPNVFIDDDGQAYLYWSQEHIYGAKLKGNMLELAGDPVILKELPSEGLKEGPYMFKKDGAYYLTYPHVANKTERLEYAVGKSPLGPFDFKGVIMDESPTGCWTNHHSIIQFKGQHYLFYHHNDYSPGFDKNRSIRADSLFFENDESIRKVVPTLRGIGLTQMTDHIQMDRHSALGEQGASIAFLDPSQPFMGWKVTLAGGAWVKYNRVEFHQGVQTVRLRIQAKDAGKLALRSGKEDGQVMAEIGYSESEDWTVVQGKVKGNPSGIHDLVLVNENGKRVAVDWINFE
- a CDS encoding sialate O-acetylesterase, yielding MKPILGKFLLIVVILALGHSGQAQDKNFYVFLAFGQSNMEGAAKSEGQDAQVDRRFQVLQAIDCPDLKREKGNWYPAVPPLTRCHTGLTPVDYFGRTLVETLPDSIRVGVINVSVGGCKIELFEKDSYKSYVETAPDWMINMINAYDGNPYQHLVALAKTAQKDGVIRGILLHQGESNTGDQQWPKKVKGVYENLLSELGLAAEEVPLLAGEMVSAAQGGKCASMNAILATLPEVIPSAHVISSEDCEAVSDGLHFSAAGYRKLGRRYGNQMLSILGY
- a CDS encoding glucuronyl esterase domain-containing protein codes for the protein MNKKPLSIHNWGTTAEVLVLLCLLLLFDIKVQAQGVNRDSLNRVTQQDYDDMKQKLGLKAAMRPGPSGNTSAPNAANTDEPKVRSYSLPDPLITNDGKKVTSKGVWEEERRSQVVLDLETEMYGTLPANLPAVTWQVVSEKDTTIANFAVTERLLVGKVDNSSYADIDVQIELLVGIPSAVTVDVPLVMEFGFIRWPFGNPSAEPASYFMSPYEPRWKQQLLAKGWGYAVLVPSSIQPDHGAGLRTGIIGLANKGEFRAPEQWGVLRAWAWGASRAMDYFESDPNVDASRIGIEGTSRYGKAALVTMAFDERFSLGFIGSSGAGGASILRRNFGEQIENLASSAEYHWFCGNFLKYASDLTVDDLPVDAHSLVALCAPRSVFISVGSPFIEGQWVDAKGMFLGGVHASAVYELLGKKGLGTSEFPKMGTALTSGEVAFRQHAGGHSTGPNWSTWIAWASRYWGH
- a CDS encoding alpha/beta hydrolase; this translates as MKKTAYLLIIFLLGAVGGYAQQLEKEAPEGFDQVRETIAHGHLDTVEYHSKTVGTARKAVVYTPPNYNEDKKYPVLYLLHGIGGDETEWIRGGQPQVIMDNLYAAGKAEPMIIVMPNGRAMKDDRATGNIMAKDKVEAFATFEDDLLHDLIPFVEETYPVLVDREHRAIAGLSMGGGQTLNFGLGNLGEFAWVGSFSAAPNTKSPEELVPDPTTTKEQLKLLWISCGDQDGLLGFSQRTHEYLAINDVPHIYYIEEGGHDFKVWKNGLYMFSKLLFKQVDQSKFDQYSPLGVPAETNARGAKYPQNSKTISSPDGNLEVIVSFNKGMAQYTVRYQDKAMLENSPLGLVTNEGGFASNVKGIPVNTAC